A single window of Canis lupus familiaris isolate Mischka breed German Shepherd chromosome 7, alternate assembly UU_Cfam_GSD_1.0, whole genome shotgun sequence DNA harbors:
- the LOC102153978 gene encoding cofilin-1-like isoform X1, which produces MKVRKSSTPEEVKECKKAVLFCLSEDKKNIILEEGKEILVGDVGQTVDDPYATFVKMLPDKDCRYALYDATYETKESKKEDLVFIFWAPESGPLKSKMIYASSKDAIKKKLTGIKHELQANCYEEVKDHCTLAEKLGDSGVISLEGKPSSPLPGASGSPRPAHGGCRLPPSCQTVPHRSEIMAPVFLNLFHLA; this is translated from the exons ATGAAGGTGCGTAAGTCTTCAACACCAGAGGAGGTGAAGGAGTGCAAGAAGGCAGTACTTTTCTGCCTGAGCGAGGACAAGAAGAACATCATCCTCGAGGAGGGCAAGGAGATCCTGGTAGGTGATGTGGGCCAGACTGTAGATGACCCCTACGCCACCTTTGTCAAGATGCTACCAGACAAGGACTGCCGCTATGCCCTCTATGACGCAACCTATGAGACCAAGGAGAGCAAGAAGGAGGACCTGGTGTTTATATTCTGGGCGCCTGAGTCTGGACCCCTTAAGAGCAAAATGATTTATGCCAGCTCCAAGGATGCCATCAAGAAAAAGCTGACCGGGATCAAGCATGAGTTACAAGCAAACTGCTACGAGGAGGTCAAGGATCACTGCACCCTGGCAGAGAAACTGGGGGACAGTGGCGTCATCTCTCTGGAGGGCAagccctccagccccctgcctggaGCATCTGGCAGCCCCCGACCTGCCCATGGGGGTTGCAGGCTGCCCCCTTCCTGCCAGACG gttccacataggagtgaaatcatggCACCTGTCTTTCTCAacctgtttcacttagcataa